In a single window of the Palaemon carinicauda isolate YSFRI2023 chromosome 10, ASM3689809v2, whole genome shotgun sequence genome:
- the LOC137647834 gene encoding zinc finger MYM-type protein 5-like: MASRERDVRRSYASGSQKRKKKIQEEEKKNKDVGSCRKITDMLTKTVSDVTSTVESADTSDHTGSPPSIISQPASTSFVSPLNVIDISSTGFVLKDPASWPNVIPDSLHNAFIAENFSQTLNIDFRKSARIYDDGNSRCLKSSMFYRKLANSETVKRSWMVFSESSGKVYCSACKLFSTKENASHRGSMTGKIPSVSMNMKTASLTGAAF; encoded by the coding sequence ATGGCATCTCGTGAACGTGATGTTAGACGTTCTTATGCGAGTGGGtcacagaaaagaaagaagaaaattcaagaagaagaaaagaaaaataaagatgtaGGAAGCTGCAGAAAGATCACAGACATGCTCACGAAAACAGTTTCTGATGTTACCAGTACAGTTGAATCTGCAGATACGTCAGATCATACAGGAAGCCCTCCCTCCATTATTTCGCAGCCAGCATCTACTTCTTTTGTGTCTCCTCTCAATGTGATAGACATTTCATCCACTGGATTTGTCTTAAAAGATCCTGCCTCATGGCCAAATGTAATCCCAGATTCTCTACATAATGCTTTCATTGCAGAAAACTTCAGTCAAACTCTGAACATTGACTTTAGGAAATCAGCAAGGATTTATGATGATGGAAATAGTCGTTGTTTAAAGTCATCTATGTTTTATAGGAAGCTTGCAAATTCAGAAACTGTGAAAAGATCATGGATGGTATTCTCTGAAAGCTCAGGAAAAGTGTACTGTTCAGCATGCAAGCTATTTTCTACCAAAGAAAATGCTTCACACAGGGGTTCAATGACTGGAAAAATTCCAAGCGTTTCGATGAACATGAAAACAGCATCACTCACAGGAGCTGCATTTTAG
- the LOC137647835 gene encoding 52 kDa repressor of the inhibitor of the protein kinase-like, which produces MTKKVLNNIIAAVKTAKYFAISVDSTPDISHTDQLTFIVLFVDSSGKPVERFIKFIPLSGHDRETMMNVLLDTLLEHDLSIMDCRGQSYDNETNMSSKYNGLQARIKQINPFAEYVPCSAHSLNLWSILKSTIHGDVIKLLSTTRWSAQHDATHALKDSFAEIRSALIQIAEDEDQTATTRSEAARLASKLEDFELALLCVLWDCILERLNATNKTLQKTEIEMATCANLYAGLVEFVISLRNDEAFEMSEEKAKLLVKDYSYRADHQRSRKRKRNFEDPDNEILLLPRQIH; this is translated from the exons ATGACTAAGAAGGTCCTCAATAACATCATAGCAGCTGTGAAAACTGCGAAATACTTTGCAATAAGTGTAGATTCAACACCAGATATTTCACATACAGATCAACTGACATTCATTGTTCTCTTTGTCGACTCCAGTGGTAAGCCTGTAGAGCGCTTTATAAAATTCATTCCTCTTTCAGGCCATGATAGAGAAACAATGATGAATGTATTACTGGATACTCTGCTTGAACATGATCTCTCTATTATGGATTGCCGTGGCCAGAGCTATGACAATGAAACTAACATGTCGAGTAAATATAATGGATTGCAAGCCCGTATCAAGCAAATCAACCCATTTGCTGAATATGTGCCCTGCTCAGCACATTCTCTTAATCTT TGGAGTATACTCAAGTCAACCATTCATGGAGATGTCATCAAATTATTATCAACAACAAGGTGGTCAGCACAGCATGATGCAACACATGCTTTGAAAGACAGCTTTGCTGAAATACGTTCTGCTTTGATCCAAATAGCAGAGGATGAAGACCAGACAGCAACTACAAGAAGCGAAGCAGCCCGCTTAGCATCAAAATTGGAAGATTTTGAATTAGCCTTACTCTGTGTTCTTTGGGACTGTATACTGGAACGGTTAAATGCCACGAACAAGACACTTcagaaaactgaaattgaaatggcTACTTGTGCTAACCTCTATGCAGGCTTAGTGGAATTTGTAATCTCACTTCGCAATGATGAAGCTTTTGAAATGTCTGAAGAGAAAGCTAAACTGCTGGTGAAAGACTACAGTTACCGGGCTGATCATCAGCGGTCAAGGAAGAGGAAACGTAATTTTGAAGACCCAGACAATGAAATTTTATTACTACCAAGGCAGATTCACTGA